The following coding sequences lie in one Bacillota bacterium genomic window:
- a CDS encoding TlpA family protein disulfide reductase: protein MQLPLPQTVGWPGGPQFQTFGLFLLAAVLAGYALDREERRDARWLAGLAGALLAGRLLRQAVFPDLAWNDPRSWLRLTGDAFSYEGALGGFLAGQAALAGGDWRGRLRALEGLALPLAAASALAMPAWPVEGIRSRLLALPDPAGQPALAVQLIGALAYAVLALSLAGRRRGAPGSMGVFLAASGLVRFALDWGVTGRTPWWGPLSAVQVEALAGFLAGVAWLLASGRPADLLERMRLPVEGLAALLLLAALVTVAASGAGRAGTAAAGGGGGSSGGAAATPAVELPPAPLPGYPAPDFTLQALDGSTFRLSQLRGKPVLLNFWASWCPPCRAEMPEIQRFQRQYGDRVAVVGVDMQEDAQAVRAFVRQAGYGWRFLLDPSLQVAQRYGVGGIPTSFWIDARGVVRVRFVGPMTFSQMQAYLKEVESAAAR from the coding sequence GTGCAGCTGCCCCTCCCGCAGACGGTGGGTTGGCCGGGCGGGCCGCAGTTCCAGACCTTCGGGCTCTTCCTGCTGGCGGCGGTACTGGCGGGATACGCCCTGGACCGGGAGGAGCGGCGTGACGCGCGCTGGCTGGCGGGGCTGGCGGGAGCGCTCCTGGCGGGCCGGCTCCTGCGCCAGGCGGTCTTCCCGGACCTCGCCTGGAACGATCCGCGCAGCTGGCTTCGCCTGACAGGCGACGCCTTCTCGTATGAGGGGGCGCTGGGGGGCTTCCTCGCCGGTCAGGCGGCGCTGGCTGGCGGCGATTGGCGCGGGCGGCTGCGGGCGCTGGAGGGGCTGGCGCTGCCGCTGGCCGCCGCCAGCGCGCTGGCCATGCCCGCTTGGCCCGTGGAGGGGATCCGCAGCCGGCTGCTGGCGCTGCCCGATCCGGCCGGGCAGCCGGCGCTGGCGGTGCAGCTGATCGGCGCCCTCGCCTACGCCGTGCTGGCGCTCTCGCTGGCCGGCCGGCGGCGCGGCGCCCCCGGGTCGATGGGCGTCTTCCTGGCCGCCTCGGGGCTCGTGCGCTTCGCGCTGGACTGGGGCGTGACCGGACGGACACCCTGGTGGGGACCGCTGAGCGCCGTGCAGGTGGAGGCGCTGGCGGGCTTCCTGGCGGGCGTCGCCTGGCTCCTGGCCAGCGGCCGCCCGGCCGACCTGCTGGAGCGGATGCGCCTGCCGGTGGAGGGGCTGGCGGCGCTCCTGCTGCTGGCCGCGCTGGTCACCGTGGCGGCCTCGGGCGCCGGCCGGGCGGGGACGGCGGCCGCGGGCGGGGGCGGCGGCTCGTCCGGCGGCGCGGCCGCGACCCCGGCGGTCGAGCTGCCGCCGGCTCCGCTGCCCGGCTATCCGGCGCCCGACTTCACCCTGCAGGCGCTGGACGGCTCCACCTTCCGGCTCAGCCAGTTGCGCGGAAAACCGGTGCTGCTCAACTTCTGGGCCAGCTGGTGCCCGCCCTGTCGCGCGGAGATGCCAGAGATCCAGCGCTTCCAGCGGCAGTACGGCGACCGAGTGGCCGTGGTCGGCGTCGACATGCAGGAGGACGCGCAGGCGGTACGCGCCTTCGTCCGGCAGGCCGGCTACGGGTGGCGCTTCCTGCTCGATCCGTCGCTCCAGGTGGCCCAGCGCTACGGGGTGGGCGGCATCCCCACCAGCTTCTGGATCGACGCGCGCGGCGTCGTCCGCGTCCGCTTCGTCGGCCCCATGACCTTCTCGCAGATGCAGGCCTACCTGAAGGAAGTGGAATCCGCCGCCGCGCGCTGA
- the nrdR gene encoding transcriptional regulator NrdR, whose product MNCPFCGASTRVVDSRPSEDGTVVRRRRQCDQCGQRFTTYETIEQGPLWVVKKDGRRELFKREKLLGGLLLACEKRRVPLERLERLATEIETRLRARGEREVSSRVIGELAIRGLREIDAVAYVRFASVYRDYEDVERFREEVDRLLGRAPDPSH is encoded by the coding sequence ATGAACTGCCCCTTCTGCGGCGCCTCCACGCGGGTGGTGGACTCCCGCCCCTCCGAGGACGGCACGGTCGTCCGGCGGCGGCGGCAGTGCGACCAGTGCGGCCAGCGCTTCACCACCTACGAGACCATCGAGCAGGGACCCCTCTGGGTGGTCAAGAAGGACGGGCGGCGCGAGCTCTTCAAGCGCGAGAAGCTGCTGGGCGGCCTCCTCCTGGCCTGCGAGAAGCGGCGCGTGCCGCTGGAGCGGCTGGAACGGCTGGCGACGGAGATCGAGACGCGGCTCCGGGCGCGCGGCGAGCGCGAGGTGTCGAGCCGGGTGATCGGCGAGCTGGCCATCCGCGGGCTGCGCGAGATCGACGCCGTCGCCTACGTCCGCTTCGCCTCGGTCTACCGGGACTACGAGGACGTGGAGCGCTTCCGCGAGGAAGTGGACCGGCTCCTCGGGCGGGCGCCTGACCCGTCCCACTGA